One window of the Branchiostoma lanceolatum isolate klBraLanc5 chromosome 3, klBraLanc5.hap2, whole genome shotgun sequence genome contains the following:
- the LOC136431508 gene encoding GFP-like fluorescent chromoprotein dsFP483 — protein MSLPATHELHIFGKINGHEFDMRGKGTGNPNDGYEDLDLKSTKDDLPFSPWILVQNIGYGFNQYLPYPDGAMSPFQAAMYNGSGYHVHREMEFEDGATLTGIYRYTYEGSHIKGEFQVDGTGFPADGPVMTDSLTDLDWVVTKMVYPDEKTVFSTSDQTYTTASGKGYKSTVRTNNIFAKPMAADMMQNQPMFVSRKVELKHSKKKLNFKEWQNASTKPM, from the exons ATG TCTCTCCCAGCGACCCATGAGTTGCACATTTTTGGCAAAATCAATGGCCATGAGTTCGACATGAGGGGTAAAGGCACCGGTAACCCAAATGAC GGTTATGAGGACCTTGACCTGAAGTCCACCAAGGATGACCTTCCATTCTCCCCCTGGATCCTGGTTCAAAACATCGGGTACGGCTTTAACCAGTACCTGCCCTACCCCGACGGAGCGATGTCGCCTTTTCAGGCTGCCATGTACAATGGCTCCGG GTACCACGTCCATCGCGAAATGGAGTTTGAAGACGGTGCCACGCTGACTGGCATCTACCGCTACACCTACGAGGGAAGCCACATCAAAGGAGAGTTTCAG GTGGATGGGACTGGTTTCCCTGCTGACGGCCCTGTGATGACCGACTCGCTCACTGATCTGGACTGGGTCGTGACCAAGATGGTGTACCCCGACGAGAAAACCGTCTTCAGCACCTCCGACCAGACCTACAC CACTGCAAGTGGCAAGGGCTACAAGAGCACAGTGCGGACCAACAACATTTTTGCCAAGCCAATGGCGGCCGACATGATGCAGAACCAGCCGATGTTCGTGTCCCGCAAGGTGGAGCTCAAACACTCCAAGAAGAAGCTCAACTTCAAGGAGTGGCAAAATGCCTCTACCAAACCGATGTGA
- the LOC136431507 gene encoding isatin hydrolase-like isoform X2 — MDVFFYSALLVLTVFLREGCHAALLGNPQVIDMTYTFDDTTVNWPTNEPFRLKNIFRGYHPNGYYYEGSSYEGYEHSGTHVDAPSHFCKDKWRMDAVPLERLMGPAVVVDVSNKTKDNADYTVTAQDFQDWEEKNGRIPDGSIVLVRTGWGQYWSDKRQFLGTDTTDSSMLHFPGLDPEGARWLVQNRGMHAVGIDTGSLSTGQSTNFSAHQILCEADIIGLESVANMDKLPTTGATVYALPLKIGEGSGGPARIIGIINNPESGGGRDEL; from the exons GTCTTCTTGCGAGAGGGCTGCCATGCAGCGTTGCTAGGCAACCCGCAGGTGATTGACATGACGTACACCTTTGATGACACCACTGTGAACTGGCCAACAAATGAACCCTTCCGCCTTAAAAATATATTCAGGGGCTACCATCCAAATGGCTACTATTACGAGGGCAGTTCATATGAGGGATATGAACATAGTGGTACCCACGTGGACGCCCCTTCGCACTTCTGCAAAGACAAGTGGCGAA TGGACGCTGTTCCACTAGAACGTCTGATGGGTCCGGCTGTGGTTGTAGACGTGTCAAACAAGACAAAGGACAACGCGGATTACACGGTAACGGCTCAAGACTTCCAGGACTGGGAGGAAAAGAACGGCAGGATTCCTGATGGATCTATCGTGCTAG TTCGAACCGGTTGGGGCCAGTATTGGTCGGACAAACGCCAGTTCCTGGGAACTGACACAACCGACTCCTCCATGCTTCACTTCCCTGGATTAGACCCAGAGGGCGCTCGTTGGCTCGTACAGAACAGGGGCATGCATGCTGTTGGAATTGACACTGGATCTCTCAGCACGGGACAGTCCACT AATTTCAGCGCTCATCAGATATTGTGCGAAGCTGACATCATCGGATTGGAGAGCGTGGCCAACATGGACAAACTTCCGACCACAGGAGCCACTGTGTACGCTCTGCCGCTAAAGATCGGGGAAGGGAGCGGGGGCCCGGCCAGAATCATTGGTATCATCAACAACCCTGAGAGCGGGGGTGGTAGAGACGAACTATAG
- the LOC136431507 gene encoding isatin hydrolase-like isoform X1, giving the protein MDVFFYSILLVLTVFLREGCHAALLGNPQVIDMTYTFDDTTVNWPTNEPFRLKNIFRGYHPNGYYYEGSSYEGYEHSGTHVDAPSHFCKDKWRMDAVPLERLMGPAVVVDVSNKTKDNADYTVTAQDFQDWEEKNGRIPDGSIVLVRTGWGQYWSDKRQFLGTDTTDSSMLHFPGLDPEGARWLVQNRGMHAVGIDTGSLSTGQSTNFSAHQILCEADIIGLESVANMDKLPTTGATVYALPLKIGEGSGGPARIIGIINNPESGGGRDEL; this is encoded by the exons ATGGATGTCTTCTTCTACAGTATCCTCCTGGTTCTGACG GTCTTCTTGCGAGAGGGCTGCCATGCAGCGTTGCTAGGCAACCCGCAGGTGATTGACATGACGTACACCTTTGATGACACCACTGTGAACTGGCCAACAAATGAACCCTTCCGCCTTAAAAATATATTCAGGGGCTACCATCCAAATGGCTACTATTACGAGGGCAGTTCATATGAGGGATATGAACATAGTGGTACCCACGTGGACGCCCCTTCGCACTTCTGCAAAGACAAGTGGCGAA TGGACGCTGTTCCACTAGAACGTCTGATGGGTCCGGCTGTGGTTGTAGACGTGTCAAACAAGACAAAGGACAACGCGGATTACACGGTAACGGCTCAAGACTTCCAGGACTGGGAGGAAAAGAACGGCAGGATTCCTGATGGATCTATCGTGCTAG TTCGAACCGGTTGGGGCCAGTATTGGTCGGACAAACGCCAGTTCCTGGGAACTGACACAACCGACTCCTCCATGCTTCACTTCCCTGGATTAGACCCAGAGGGCGCTCGTTGGCTCGTACAGAACAGGGGCATGCATGCTGTTGGAATTGACACTGGATCTCTCAGCACGGGACAGTCCACT AATTTCAGCGCTCATCAGATATTGTGCGAAGCTGACATCATCGGATTGGAGAGCGTGGCCAACATGGACAAACTTCCGACCACAGGAGCCACTGTGTACGCTCTGCCGCTAAAGATCGGGGAAGGGAGCGGGGGCCCGGCCAGAATCATTGGTATCATCAACAACCCTGAGAGCGGGGGTGGTAGAGACGAACTATAG
- the LOC136431507 gene encoding isatin hydrolase-like isoform X4: MDVFFYSILLVLTVFLREGCHAALLGNPQVIDMTYTFDDTTVNWPTNEPFRLKNIFRGYHPNGYYYEGSSYEGYEHSGTHVDAPSHFCKDKWRIRTGWGQYWSDKRQFLGTDTTDSSMLHFPGLDPEGARWLVQNRGMHAVGIDTGSLSTGQSTNFSAHQILCEADIIGLESVANMDKLPTTGATVYALPLKIGEGSGGPARIIGIINNPESGGGRDEL; the protein is encoded by the exons ATGGATGTCTTCTTCTACAGTATCCTCCTGGTTCTGACG GTCTTCTTGCGAGAGGGCTGCCATGCAGCGTTGCTAGGCAACCCGCAGGTGATTGACATGACGTACACCTTTGATGACACCACTGTGAACTGGCCAACAAATGAACCCTTCCGCCTTAAAAATATATTCAGGGGCTACCATCCAAATGGCTACTATTACGAGGGCAGTTCATATGAGGGATATGAACATAGTGGTACCCACGTGGACGCCCCTTCGCACTTCTGCAAAGACAAGTGGCGAA TTCGAACCGGTTGGGGCCAGTATTGGTCGGACAAACGCCAGTTCCTGGGAACTGACACAACCGACTCCTCCATGCTTCACTTCCCTGGATTAGACCCAGAGGGCGCTCGTTGGCTCGTACAGAACAGGGGCATGCATGCTGTTGGAATTGACACTGGATCTCTCAGCACGGGACAGTCCACT AATTTCAGCGCTCATCAGATATTGTGCGAAGCTGACATCATCGGATTGGAGAGCGTGGCCAACATGGACAAACTTCCGACCACAGGAGCCACTGTGTACGCTCTGCCGCTAAAGATCGGGGAAGGGAGCGGGGGCCCGGCCAGAATCATTGGTATCATCAACAACCCTGAGAGCGGGGGTGGTAGAGACGAACTATAG